The following proteins are encoded in a genomic region of Methylobacterium tardum:
- a CDS encoding DUF1186 domain-containing protein, whose amino-acid sequence MDRIALLIGDLAAAEYRPKAALREALNHPAAVAEATLPLLEAAADGRELTPEETNLLFWGLHVLAHARDTRALAPLLRLLRHDEESLDALLGDAVTATLAKVVASLFDGDPQPLFRLILDSTVDDHARMALMCACTFLTLEGRIDRAAMHDLLVRFDDAQAAVEDGPAWVGWEETIAHLGFRDLAPRAAAARADGRLTDEISDADWFKEALRKAETKPDDRDRLGPYQYGYLDDPVEALDWTEEGAGEPQRNPFKDVGRNDPCPCGSGKKFKKCCLGKVEAEGPWMPPEPLGR is encoded by the coding sequence ATGGACCGGATCGCCCTGCTCATCGGCGACCTCGCGGCGGCCGAGTACCGGCCGAAGGCGGCGTTGCGGGAGGCCCTCAACCACCCGGCCGCCGTCGCAGAGGCGACTCTGCCGCTGCTGGAGGCGGCCGCCGACGGGCGCGAGCTGACGCCGGAAGAGACGAACCTCCTGTTCTGGGGCCTTCACGTTCTGGCCCACGCCCGGGACACGCGCGCCCTCGCGCCGCTTCTCAGGCTGCTCCGGCACGACGAGGAGAGCCTCGACGCCCTGCTCGGCGATGCCGTCACGGCGACCCTCGCCAAGGTCGTGGCGAGCCTGTTCGACGGCGATCCGCAACCGCTGTTCCGGCTGATCCTGGACAGCACGGTGGACGATCACGCGCGCATGGCGCTGATGTGCGCCTGCACCTTCCTGACGCTGGAGGGGCGGATCGACCGGGCCGCGATGCACGACCTGCTGGTCCGGTTCGACGATGCGCAGGCGGCTGTCGAGGACGGTCCCGCCTGGGTTGGCTGGGAAGAGACGATCGCGCATCTCGGCTTCCGGGACCTCGCGCCCCGCGCGGCCGCGGCCCGCGCCGACGGACGGCTCACCGACGAGATCAGCGACGCCGACTGGTTCAAGGAGGCCCTGCGCAAGGCGGAGACCAAGCCGGACGACCGAGACCGGCTCGGTCCATACCAGTACGGCTACCTCGACGATCCGGTCGAAGCGCTCGACTGGACCGAGGAGGGTGCGGGCGAGCCGCAGCGCAACCCGTTCAAGGATGTCGGCCGGAACGATCCGTGCCCCTGCGGCTCGGGCAAGAAGTTCAAGAAGTGCTGCCTCGGCAAGGTGGAGGCGGAGGGGCCCTGGATGCCGCCGGAGCCGCTAGGCCGCTGA